One Halobacterium sp. DL1 DNA window includes the following coding sequences:
- a CDS encoding enoyl-CoA hydratase yields the protein MHTETNDGVLRVTFDRPEVKNAFTTDLAADLAKTIESADPETHDAILLTGEGSAFSAGGDIQSMAAREEDVRDAYERVERTFGRLAEAAMESRVPIVARVNGDAVGAGLAVVALSDFAYAVPDARFSCAFVRVGLVPDTGGSFLLPRLVGLREAKRLAFTAEFVDANEAADLGLVNEAVPAEELDDAVDALLDTLRERPTRTIGVIRQALHDNLGREWGDALDHENLLQSQAYDTDEHAEGVTAFLEGREPEFDT from the coding sequence ATGCACACCGAGACGAACGACGGCGTCCTGCGCGTCACGTTCGACCGACCCGAGGTGAAGAACGCGTTCACCACCGACCTCGCCGCGGACCTCGCGAAAACAATCGAGTCCGCCGACCCCGAGACCCACGACGCGATTCTCCTCACGGGCGAGGGGAGCGCGTTCTCCGCGGGCGGCGACATCCAGTCGATGGCCGCCCGCGAGGAGGACGTCCGCGACGCATACGAGCGCGTCGAGCGGACGTTCGGCCGACTCGCGGAGGCCGCGATGGAGTCCCGCGTCCCCATCGTCGCCCGCGTGAACGGCGACGCGGTCGGCGCGGGCCTCGCGGTGGTCGCGCTCTCGGACTTCGCGTACGCCGTCCCCGACGCTCGCTTCTCCTGTGCGTTCGTCCGCGTCGGCCTCGTCCCGGACACTGGCGGGAGCTTCCTGCTGCCCCGCCTCGTCGGCCTCCGCGAAGCGAAGCGCCTCGCGTTCACCGCCGAGTTCGTCGACGCGAACGAAGCAGCGGACCTGGGCCTCGTCAACGAGGCGGTGCCCGCAGAGGAACTCGACGACGCAGTGGACGCGCTGCTCGACACGCTCCGCGAGCGGCCCACCCGGACCATCGGCGTCATCCGGCAGGCGCTCCACGACAACCTCGGCCGCGAGTGGGGCGACGCGCTCGACCACGAGAACCTCCTCCAGAGCCAGGCCTACGACACCGACGAACACGCAGAGGGCGTCACGGCGTTCCTCGAGGGCCGGGAGCCGGAGTTCGACACCTAA